The genomic DNA GGCTCTCAATTCGACGCCCGTTTTCCAATAGGACCACGTCAGCATGCAAGCCGACGGTCGATCGACTTTACCGTCGCGCAACTCGTTGCCACGCTCTCGAGTCACGACGGCCGCCGAGGCGAGTATGCGCGAGAATTCGGTCGACGATAGAAAGCGGGATATGACGCGCGGCCAAAATCCGCTCGGCACGTAGATTAGATAGTAGAAGCGAGTGACGAAGGACGAGCCGAGGAGCCAAATGCGAGACGCCTTTTCGTTTGTCGACGCTGTCGTTTTTGGATTGTACGGTTGAATGGAGAGAGCGCCGGCGTACGAGTCGGACAGTTTGGAGGGAACGAGAAGATAGTCTTTATCCAGGCCGACGGGCACGGCTACTTCGAATTTCGTCAGGAGGTTGATGTATTCGTCGCGAAACGCGAACATGGGGCCGGTGAATATGCGAGGCAAGTCGGCGTAGGAAAGCAAGCCTTTACGCGATGGCGAGAATAAGACGAGGGAAAGGGGGGGAAAAGGTACGATTTTTTACCGAAACGAATGGGATTGACGGCATCGACTGTGACGACGTGAGCGAGAATGTCGCACAGCCACTGAGGATCGATGAAATAGAGATGGCGAAGAGACTGATCGTTGTAGTGAAGAAGAGTGCCTAGAGAGAAACAAGAGAGCGAAGATTCGCTATTTGAGAATAGCTTATTAAGATTTCTACTACTCACCGTtctgatgaagaaaatcaacGGCCTGAGCAAGTTCTTCTGGATCGCTTACAATATCGGCTACTCGATCCCTTAGAACAAAAGGTCGGTATGACTATGCAGTACCATAGGTACCTAAACCCGCATCTTACTTGAAATCGTgatgaacgacgacgggaatGTCTTTCCGCTGTCGACAAGTGATCGCTAATTCGACCACCCTATCCTCCAACTGCACGTACATTTGAGGAAGCAGCTGTTCCAGGAGCTTGAAGCGTTTCGCTCCTAGGATAGAAATGAGCGAAATCGTTGCACGCGAGGGAAAAGATATGAGATACCTCGCGTTTCCGCTATGTTTGCCGCTGTGTCGTAAATGAGTCGTCGCAGCCTGTCGACTCCTTCGCGCGTTTCGCAGCCGACGAACGCCACGGCAGTGACGTTCGGTAGGCCGCTCTCCGAttggagaaacgacgagtgGCCGACCATGTACCTCTTGGCGACGCTGGCCCGAATACACTCTAGCCAATCTTTGCTCcgtccttttctcttcacgTCGATGTGAGAACCGACTAATATGACGGTGGCACCGGGCGCTCTCGCCTGTCAACAAATGCTTTCTGAGAGCGAAGAAATTTATGggcgaaattcgtcgaccTGAATGTTTCGAAGCCACGATTCCAATTCGTTtatgccgtcgtcgccgttgttgACGTTCCAAAGGACGAGATAAAGAGACCGCTTCGATAGGAAACACTGGTGAGTGGCATAATAGTCTTCCTGTAGAAGAGACATCATCATTTTTAGGCTCCTATGCACTATCATAGTAAATGGGAGTGCCTAGAACTCTGGAACGGTACTGTATATGAACAGTACGCGTCAAAACTAACTAGAGCCGCTAGGGAGCACGAACCTGTCCGGCAAAATCCCACGTGAGAAATTCGATCTCAGGTGCGCGTTCTATGACTCTTTCAAAGAGTCCGGTTTTGAGGGGTTTTCCGTACTTCCAAACGCCCAAATCGACTCCGACCGTCGACATCTGTGTCTTCTTGGAATCTGAAACAGaacaattattttttctatcttacaaaaaaattgcccCTGGAAAAAAACCTTCCGTCGATTCTGACGCGTAGacgccgtctcgtcgtttgTTGAAATGCAGCAAGTCGTAGCTACCGTCGCAACCTTCCTTCAGGCGACGAATCACCGTCGATTTACCGCGCTCCTGTCGACCGACGACCATCAACTTCAAACGACGATACTCTCTCGCTCTAGATGAAATgattagagagagaaaaaaaaagagaaaaaaaccccGACGCACTTATCTCGCTTCGAACGAAGATACAAGACAATGTTCTTggttcgcgatcgatcgacgtgcGTGGGAACGCATTCGAGCGCctgatcgtcgacgtcgagccgATAGAGCGCGTTCATCAGTCCCATCTCGGACGGAAGATCGACAATGCCCTTGTTCCCTTTCAGTATCAATTCGCCGACGGGCAAGTTCCAGCAACTGTGCGGCACCTCTTTGAGGCAATTGAACGACGCGTCGAGAAGTTCGAGATTGGGAAAGAGATGTCGTTCGACGTTGGCGTGACCGTTCGTAAGTCCATTCGCGGAGTCCGCCGGAGAGCTCGCTCCCCCGGTGATGAGAGACCGattgtcgtcggcgacgatatcggactcgtctttcttttcagcaAACTTCTCCACGTGCTTGTCGGTAAACGACAAAGGCACGTCTTCCAATTTATTTTCCGGCAATATAAGATAGTGAAGATTCGGAAGAATCGCGTGGCGTCGATGAGAGCAGCcgatcgtcgaaggcgagaGCAGCGCGCccgtttcgtctttgatGACACCGTAGCAGCGAGAGGCCTTTTCTgtgaacgccgccgccgataTCGAAGTCTCCGCGTCGTTGTTGCGCATGGCCAAGTGATTGATGGACAAGGGGTAATGGCACGGATAACCCAAGTCTTTGACGTAGTTGTCCGACatttcgagtcgttcgaGTCGCTGGGCGAGACACGGCAATCCGACGGGCACCCGAGAAAGTTTGTTCCCGTTCAGGTAAAGTTGCTTGAGCGGCGACTTGTACGTTCGAAGACGACCCGAtccggcgacgccgccgccgccgccgccgccgccgagacgatcgtcgtcctcgtcgtcgtcctcgtcgtcattggaGCCTTTTCGGCTGCTCGAGGCGAGAATTCCCGAATGAATCGTTCCACTCGCCGTCACGGCGCGAGTTCGGAGAGAACTCGATATCGATGGAGTCCGCTTCGTCTTTCCTTTCGTACGAAAACCGCCGAGCGAGTCGCTGTATCGTCTCGGtaacgaagtcgacgacgcggcgggatcgatcgtcgtcgaaacgaaaacgctcTCGCTATCGTCAACGAGTGTCGGCAATTCCTCGAGATCGTTGTTCGATAGATTGATTTCCTCCAGTGCCGGCGCCAGCCACATGTCGACGGGAAGCGAAGCGATTCGATTCTGCTGCGCTTTGACGCGCGCGAGACGCTcgacgcgaaacgcgtcCGACGGAAGCGATCGAAGGGCGTTCGAGCTCACGTTCAGCTCGGTCAGAGATTGGCAAGTCCAACGAAattccggcggcgacgccggcggtgtcgtcgattcgctttccaaatcgccgacgccgtcgtcgccgtcgatatagaaagcggcggcggaagcggtcgcttccgctgccgtcgccgctgccgcacTTCCAGACGGCAATTCCTCCAGACTATtaaaagaaacgtcgagGAATCGGAGATGGGGCAATTGAAATAATTCCAACGGCAGCTCGGTGAGAccgttctttttcaaatggAGTCGCGTTATCACCGCCGGTTGAGTCAGACGTTGGCCGCGATCGACGTACTTCGTCGCCAAGTCGACCCACGTCGCTTTGAAGAAGTCCCGgccgtcgcgtcgaacgtcgttcCAAGCGGCGACGTATTCGATCGGCTGACTGCCGCCCGACTtggacgccgacgacgattgatCTTCGCTGACGTTACGAAAGGCGAGCAAACACGCGAcgagttcgtcgtcttcgtgtCGAAGAGCGTGAGAAAAGgcgtccgccgccgacgaatcgTTGGCGCCCAGTCGAAGGAGCAGATgcgccaaatcgacgtcgtccttcacgcaggcgtcgacgaagcaattGTCGGCCCGCTGTCGAACGTTCACGTCGGccccggcgacggcgagttgctcgatgacgtcgaagcagCGCTTGCGACACGCCACGTGAAACGCCGTGCTCTTGTCCGCCGCTCGAACTTCCAAATCGAGAACGAGGTTCTCTCGCATGCGAGATAAAACGGAATCGTtttccaacgacgacgacgacgacgacgacgacgagacctCGTGATCCACGTCGATTCGTAACAACGTCTCGACGTTCGATGGAGCGTGCTTCAAGAGAGAGCGCACGACGTTCGAATGCGCGTTGTGGCACGCGAGATGAAGTGCCGTCATTCCGTCAGCGTTGCAATAATTTACGTCGAGCGGTACGACGACGTGTTCCGACGGAGGCGGACAGCCGCTCAGCAATTGGCCCGCGATCGCCTTGTAGGCGGCGACCTGCTTGGCGAGAAGATactcgacgatttcgttgtGACCGGACTCGCTGGCGAGAAGCAGAGCCGCGCTGGCCGTCGCGCCGTTCTGCGTGCACGCGACGAGCTCGACTACGAAATCGTTTTTGCCGTCTCGAGCGCAGATGTCCAAGGGAGTGTAGCCTGTGTCGCCTTCGAGTCGAAGATGAGCGCCGGCTGCGAGGAGACTTTGAACGGAAGGAAGTTGATTGGCCTCGCAGCTCCTAAGAAAACGGGTGGTGAACTTATTTGCTCTCGTAAGACTATGATCAAAGTATTGTGTAAAGTGATGTGCTTTCTACCGTCAAAAGTTTTAGCAACCCACGGAATTACTCAACTGTGCAGCGTGAGTTTGATTGGCCAGATCATTTATCTAGGTCCTCTACATATACTgttaaaattttttaggcTCCTATGCATTATCCTGATCTTTTACCAGTGATATTGCCTTGCGAACGCTAAGACTTTGTTGTTGCAAACGCAATTTACTCTATAGATGATCAAAACGTGAATACAGTCAGTGAAAAGCGAACTTTAAACTGAGGTCCCCTTTGAGGGCTCAGAGACGCGTTCTTTGACCGttaaacgttcaaaaaacTCGCCTCCGGTTACGTAGCactttttttaaaatgaaaaaagatAGCGACACCTGACACAAACcccacggaagacggtgctatggaggtttatcctGTATCAGAGTGCTTCACAGGAGTAGGGGACTTGAGACTAGGAagtcaagtgaggaaattTGACCAGCCACCGGGCCACGTTTCCAACTCCCTTTTATCCTAGCCAACAACTGCTTCTGATAAGTATATAGAAATgctgggtatatatatacagccACGCGACTGGGATCACACGACTGCAGCTATGCACCGAAAAAAAAGTGCGTCGTTTGAATCGAGAACTCGGCCATCGGCcgcaaatgcatttctgACTCTGAAAACGAACACGATTTTGAAAGAACGACAGCAAATGTTGATTACGAACGAAAGGCACGCCCTGTCACactaatgacgtcaatcgtgaCGCAGTATGCGCGTCGCTGCTAAATCCTTT from Oscarella lobularis chromosome 11, ooOscLobu1.1, whole genome shotgun sequence includes the following:
- the LOC136192865 gene encoding leucine-rich repeat serine/threonine-protein kinase 1-like, producing MDDTSGNLDDIVPGVIFENASLFLGEILAGGTSANRPGPKGFRPLHDAAAYGHLDCVRVLLDHQATVNAAADDGSTPLHRAASGDNREDSACDLVGCVRLLIERGASIDAKNDAGSTPIQCAHEAGNEEVFRCLKEIIDERRAQKERKEKLSQLQRLVRLCEEGDVDSISTLLKEAEDIINMKDDSGYTALYRSCEANQLPSVQSLLAAGAHLRLEGDTGYTPLDICARDGKNDFVVELVACTQNGATASAALLLASESGHNEIVEYLLAKQVAAYKAIAGQLLSGCPPPSEHVVVPLDVNYCNADGMTALHLACHNAHSNVVRSLLKHAPSNVETLLRIDVDHEVSSSSSSSSSLENDSVLSRMRENLVLDLEVRAADKSTAFHVACRKRCFDVIEQLAVAGADVNVRQRADNCFVDACVKDDVDLAHLLLRLGANDSSAADAFSHALRHEDDELVACLLAFRNVSEDQSSSASKSGGSQPIEYVAAWNDVRRDGRDFFKATWVDLATKYVDRGQRLTQPAVITRLHLKKNGLTELPLELFQLPHLRFLDVSFNSLEELPSGSAAAATAAEATASAAAFYIDGDDGVGDLESESTTPPASPPEFRWTCQSLTELNVSSNALRSLPSDAFRVERLARVKAQQNRIASLPVDMWLAPALEEINLSNNDLEELPTLVDDSESVFVSTTIDPAASSTSLPRRYSDSLGGFRTKGKTKRTPSISSSLRTRAVTASGTIHSGILASSSRKGSNDDEDDDEDDDRLGGGGGGGGVAGSGRLRTYKSPLKQLYLNGNKLSRVPVGLPCLAQRLERLEMSDNYVKDLGYPCHYPLSINHLAMRNNDAETSISAAAFTEKASRCYGVIKDETGALLSPSTIGCSHRRHAILPNLHYLILPENKLEDVPLSFTDKHVEKFAEKKDESDIVADDNRSLITGGASSPADSANGLTNGHANVERHLFPNLELLDASFNCLKEVPHSCWNLPVGELILKGNKGIVDLPSEMGLMNALYRLDVDDQALECVPTHVDRSRTKNIVLYLRSKRDKAREYRRLKLMVVGRQERGKSTVIRRLKEGCDGSYDLLHFNKRRDGVYASESTEDSKKTQMSTVGVDLGVWKYGKPLKTGLFERVIERAPEIEFLTWDFAGQEDYYATHQCFLSKRSLYLVLWNVNNGDDGINELESWLRNIQARAPGATVILVGSHIDVKRKGRSKDWLECIRASVAKRYMVGHSSFLQSESGLPNVTAVAFVGCETREGVDRLRRLIYDTAANIAETRGAKRFKLLEQLLPQMYVQLEDRVVELAITCRQRKDIPVVVHHDFKDRVADIVSDPEELAQAVDFLHQNGTLLHYNDQSLRHLYFIDPQWLCDILAHVVTVDAVNPIRFGLLSYADLPRIFTGPMFAFRDEYINLLTKFEVAVPVGLDKDYLLVPSKLSDSYAGALSIQPYNPKTTASTNEKASRIWLLGSSFVTRFYYLIYVPSGFWPRVISRFLSSTEFSRILASAAVVTRERGNELRDGKVDRPSACMLTWSYWKTGVELRANSELILSIKEVLPGQESILGPKATENEGTLSVCMYGSQPDVLTREKYRWIEVCAAQLALDQDLDDRSGGGASEFNGSMTAALLSASVDLVDGLLEDWYEEISNGGCTPEGIPRLTRIVACTKCVDGMKMETPTQEIGFVFTVQECSWKAQTGEMMNCPRHRDLHVGDVAPDLVFDDLNVNLVVSSDQIQEGELIDKSNADVLKGWYYPEGKQHAQNREEVAIKKIQKEQLVFAKEGSDVRHYDMRETISMKAYKSYIDTRREVSVLAQLNHPRIVRLVGIRLDPCGLVLEWAPKGSLESILRKYSDVECLVNPRPLRQLIIQVAEGLSYLHEKGIVYRDLKSANVLVWKFPEPTAQHFDVQVKLADFGISRSADPRGRAKGDVGTQGFQAPEIVLYGGDEDYGIHVDIYSFAMLLYEVLSLKHPFSEYMRMEVENMVRKGQRPSLPKKRFQYPLSALDLMKRCWAQQHDSRPLTPRILSIARSDDFLRLLDIVQLPADTNVLAACVYSPEAVEATSSENDGDENVDAELFFDEIWWSSRQSDAVANVESRLCRAEYDAQESEASITHKDVPTSDLLGSVCVVHNHIVAVSHSMDARLFVYGAASSFPHEMTLIRSFAIPGDLSEFGNLRQLLYGPPPLDQAFILFNNGVVISVKGERLIAAAAKENGDPFADASTFVYDMDEDQQLFCAAIVGVGGSGAKSESAQNVNLWCGLSNAQIAVIRCSDGMQLQCIDVELEPDSFRDFSVSSVNCLSVVHQSSGETIVWGSIQPGTVVYGWRSTTKRLYSTINSMDYIEDHISGARSTSAPKGCISVLQSQGSQLYIGTANGCILVVNDNRVTQLLHAHLGTISVLVPFTVAADDRQWLPRFWRRRRLNQNADEAHEALSHSKRSLLLSFGTGSRHEQINLEGEGQGRKSKDRSHIMIWLVDKQL